Proteins encoded together in one Argiope bruennichi chromosome 1, qqArgBrue1.1, whole genome shotgun sequence window:
- the LOC129963937 gene encoding uncharacterized protein LOC129963937 isoform X2, translating into MEFSLFPKEKVNRCRKKVIPWHVQQRYMESFSQLSLNQTIATAFYKKKIKSLQRNNKHLALALQRSRYLATDKENLLIENGKVLDIINFSRLKLTDMAISMKQATECLDETLLLLNSSIADNLSKHPPNNLNYRNDFKSKLQELSQNSPIEEMSEYSDSSSSDVKTCGQKGKISRVDACSSSPNKRCKLSRKARNVKRNSRDVPKFSKESSSAVPYIDSKDSDLKNSKKRSSALNIKPSNQKKSLPKSSNSETPSSSKVPTVNSDLFSQYKNKQESLDQKRKVVKVILADIAEAFINRETENYRSPETNELASSETSTDFKHFPQNSPVDNILIEKCFSTEINSKQKSLNVCSPQLGNNAEVTNHSQKASNSSDFSNKNLSSPSDISENNVNHPAPSSERNEDFVCGRTGAIVKMQPVEKSGNGRCIKSIYSQKGKKSYKPQNTKAINKVQFYFDEDAIEKVDGRKVASKDRIRKSINKSKVRKTVSNAKKNIASKSIPLNSSLILPDNISKLGKNSFLVTAEVHSPPKNIHAKEIKSKVRAAKKMDPCVILTDIFKSNQGLLSEMVADGLHENGCFQMTIKNSAEAPLGNLSTNDLNTTYMDFENRAENRCLPEDKEIIEKREQRRRSKIVSYKEPSLHVKLRRI; encoded by the exons ATGGAGTTTTCTTTATTTCCTAAAGAAAAAGTTAATAGATGCCGAAAAAAAGTAATTCCTTGGCATGTTCAACAACGATATATGGAAAGTTTCAGTCAGCTTTCATTAAATCAAACTATTGCAacag ctttttacaaaaaaaagataaaatctttgCAACGAAACAACAAACATCTTGCTTTAGCTCTTCAGCGAAGCCGATATCTTGCAACTGATAAAGAGAATTTATTGATAGAAAATGGAAAAGttttagatattataaat TTTTCAAGACTTAAATTAACGGATATGGCTATTAGTATGAAGCAAGCCACAGAATGTTTAGACGaaactcttttattattaaattcatcaatAGCAGACAACTTATCTAAACATCCTCCAAACAATCT aaattacaGAAATGATTTTAAGAGCAAACTTCAAGAATTAAGTCAAAATTCACCAATAGAAGAAATGTCAGAATATTCTGACAGCTCAAGCTCAGATGTTAAAACTTGTGGTCAGAAag GGAAAATATCTCGTGTAGATGCCTGCTCTTCTTCTCCtaataaaagatgtaaattatCAAGAAAGGCAAGGAATGTTAAAAGAAATAGTAGAGATGtgccaaaattttcaaaagaatcttCATCAGCAGTACCTTATATTGATTCTAAGGATtcagatttgaaaaattctaagAAGCGTAGCTCTGCACTTAATATTAAACCATCAAACCAAAAAAAATCCTTACCAAAAAGCTCTAACAGCGAAACTCCAAGCTCTTCTAAAGTGCCAACTGTGAATTCAGATCTTTTCtctcaatataaaaataagcaagaaTCGCTAGACCAAAAGCGTAAAGTTGTGAAAGTTATTCTTGCTGATATCGCAGAAGCATTTATTAATCGAGAAACAGAAAATTATCGTTCTCCTGAAACAAATGAACTTGCTTCCTCTGAGACTAGCACAGATTTTAAACATTTCCCTCAAAATTCTCctgtagataatattttaatcgaaaaatgtttttctactgAAATTAATAGCAAgcaaaaaagtttaaatgtttgTAGTCCACAGTTAGGTAATAATGCTGAAGTAACAAATCATTCACAGAAGGCATCAAATTCATCAgacttttccaataaaaatttatcatctcCTAGTGATATTTCAGAGAATAATGTGAATCATCCTGCACCATCATCAGAAAGAAACGAAGATTTCGTATGTGGCCGAACTGGTGCCATAGTGAAAATGCAACCAGTTGAAAAAAGCGGCAATGGAAGATGTATTAAAAGTATATACTCTCAGAAAGGCAAAAAATCATATAAACCTCAGAATacgaaagcaataaataaagtacaattttattttgatgaagatGCTATAGAAAAAGTGGATGGACGAAAAGTTGCTTCAAAAGACAGAATACGGAAGtctataaataaatctaaagttagaaaaactgtttcaaatgcaaagaaaaatattgcttccAAAAGTATACCTCTGAACTCAAGTCTTATATTGCCTGATAATATTAGCAAATTaggtaaaaattcttttctggtgACTGCTGAAGTTCATTCTCCCCCaaaaaatattcatgcaaaagaaataaaaagtaaagtgcGTGCTGCTAAAAAAATGGATCCTTGTGTTATTTTGACTGACATTTTCAAATCCAATCAAGGTCTGCTTTCTGAAATGGTTGCTGATGGTTTGCATGAAAATGGATGCTTCCAAATGACTATTAAAAATTCGGCTGAAGCTCCATTAGGTAATCTTAGTACAAATGATTTGAATACTACTTATATGGACTTTGAAAACAGAGCAG AAAATAGGTGTTTACCTGAGGATAAAGAAATTATAGAGAAAAGAGAGCAAAGACGGCGATCTAAAATTGTATCCTACAAGGAACCATCTTTGCATGT aaaattgagGCGAATCTGA
- the LOC129963937 gene encoding uncharacterized protein LOC129963937 isoform X3 encodes MEFSLFPKEKVNRCRKKVIPWHVQQRYMESFSQLSLNQTIATAFYKKKIKSLQRNNKHLALALQRSRYLATDKENLLIENGKVLDIINFSRLKLTDMAISMKQATECLDETLLLLNSSIADNLSKHPPNNLNYRNDFKSKLQELSQNSPIEEMSEYSDSSSSDVKTCGQKGKISRVDACSSSPNKRCKLSRKARNVKRNSRDVPKFSKESSSAVPYIDSKDSDLKNSKKRSSALNIKPSNQKKSLPKSSNSETPSSSKVPTVNSDLFSQYKNKQESLDQKRKVVKVILADIAEAFINRETENYRSPETNELASSETSTDFKHFPQNSPVDNILIEKCFSTEINSKQKSLNVCSPQLGNNAEVTNHSQKASNSSDFSNKNLSSPSDISENNVNHPAPSSERNEDFVCGRTGAIVKMQPVEKSGNGRCIKSIYSQKGKKSYKPQNTKAINKVQFYFDEDAIEKVDGRKVASKDRIRKSINKSKVRKTVSNAKKNIASKSIPLNSSLILPDNISKLGKNSFLVTAEVHSPPKNIHAKEIKSKVRAAKKMDPCVILTDIFKSNQGLLSEMVADGLHENGCFQMTIKNSAEAPLGNLSTNDLNTTYMDFENRAEN; translated from the exons ATGGAGTTTTCTTTATTTCCTAAAGAAAAAGTTAATAGATGCCGAAAAAAAGTAATTCCTTGGCATGTTCAACAACGATATATGGAAAGTTTCAGTCAGCTTTCATTAAATCAAACTATTGCAacag ctttttacaaaaaaaagataaaatctttgCAACGAAACAACAAACATCTTGCTTTAGCTCTTCAGCGAAGCCGATATCTTGCAACTGATAAAGAGAATTTATTGATAGAAAATGGAAAAGttttagatattataaat TTTTCAAGACTTAAATTAACGGATATGGCTATTAGTATGAAGCAAGCCACAGAATGTTTAGACGaaactcttttattattaaattcatcaatAGCAGACAACTTATCTAAACATCCTCCAAACAATCT aaattacaGAAATGATTTTAAGAGCAAACTTCAAGAATTAAGTCAAAATTCACCAATAGAAGAAATGTCAGAATATTCTGACAGCTCAAGCTCAGATGTTAAAACTTGTGGTCAGAAag GGAAAATATCTCGTGTAGATGCCTGCTCTTCTTCTCCtaataaaagatgtaaattatCAAGAAAGGCAAGGAATGTTAAAAGAAATAGTAGAGATGtgccaaaattttcaaaagaatcttCATCAGCAGTACCTTATATTGATTCTAAGGATtcagatttgaaaaattctaagAAGCGTAGCTCTGCACTTAATATTAAACCATCAAACCAAAAAAAATCCTTACCAAAAAGCTCTAACAGCGAAACTCCAAGCTCTTCTAAAGTGCCAACTGTGAATTCAGATCTTTTCtctcaatataaaaataagcaagaaTCGCTAGACCAAAAGCGTAAAGTTGTGAAAGTTATTCTTGCTGATATCGCAGAAGCATTTATTAATCGAGAAACAGAAAATTATCGTTCTCCTGAAACAAATGAACTTGCTTCCTCTGAGACTAGCACAGATTTTAAACATTTCCCTCAAAATTCTCctgtagataatattttaatcgaaaaatgtttttctactgAAATTAATAGCAAgcaaaaaagtttaaatgtttgTAGTCCACAGTTAGGTAATAATGCTGAAGTAACAAATCATTCACAGAAGGCATCAAATTCATCAgacttttccaataaaaatttatcatctcCTAGTGATATTTCAGAGAATAATGTGAATCATCCTGCACCATCATCAGAAAGAAACGAAGATTTCGTATGTGGCCGAACTGGTGCCATAGTGAAAATGCAACCAGTTGAAAAAAGCGGCAATGGAAGATGTATTAAAAGTATATACTCTCAGAAAGGCAAAAAATCATATAAACCTCAGAATacgaaagcaataaataaagtacaattttattttgatgaagatGCTATAGAAAAAGTGGATGGACGAAAAGTTGCTTCAAAAGACAGAATACGGAAGtctataaataaatctaaagttagaaaaactgtttcaaatgcaaagaaaaatattgcttccAAAAGTATACCTCTGAACTCAAGTCTTATATTGCCTGATAATATTAGCAAATTaggtaaaaattcttttctggtgACTGCTGAAGTTCATTCTCCCCCaaaaaatattcatgcaaaagaaataaaaagtaaagtgcGTGCTGCTAAAAAAATGGATCCTTGTGTTATTTTGACTGACATTTTCAAATCCAATCAAGGTCTGCTTTCTGAAATGGTTGCTGATGGTTTGCATGAAAATGGATGCTTCCAAATGACTATTAAAAATTCGGCTGAAGCTCCATTAGGTAATCTTAGTACAAATGATTTGAATACTACTTATATGGACTTTGAAAACAGAGCAG aaaattga
- the LOC129963937 gene encoding uncharacterized protein LOC129963937 isoform X1: protein MEFSLFPKEKVNRCRKKVIPWHVQQRYMESFSQLSLNQTIATAFYKKKIKSLQRNNKHLALALQRSRYLATDKENLLIENGKVLDIINFSRLKLTDMAISMKQATECLDETLLLLNSSIADNLSKHPPNNLNYRNDFKSKLQELSQNSPIEEMSEYSDSSSSDVKTCGQKGKISRVDACSSSPNKRCKLSRKARNVKRNSRDVPKFSKESSSAVPYIDSKDSDLKNSKKRSSALNIKPSNQKKSLPKSSNSETPSSSKVPTVNSDLFSQYKNKQESLDQKRKVVKVILADIAEAFINRETENYRSPETNELASSETSTDFKHFPQNSPVDNILIEKCFSTEINSKQKSLNVCSPQLGNNAEVTNHSQKASNSSDFSNKNLSSPSDISENNVNHPAPSSERNEDFVCGRTGAIVKMQPVEKSGNGRCIKSIYSQKGKKSYKPQNTKAINKVQFYFDEDAIEKVDGRKVASKDRIRKSINKSKVRKTVSNAKKNIASKSIPLNSSLILPDNISKLGKNSFLVTAEVHSPPKNIHAKEIKSKVRAAKKMDPCVILTDIFKSNQGLLSEMVADGLHENGCFQMTIKNSAEAPLGNLSTNDLNTTYMDFENRAVVQDELFQDNSVRKKVFCQERAEESKNICKNQPIGLKDVINCKKAFNKSCKVYSNEKNRINFKSYILLDKGENF from the exons ATGGAGTTTTCTTTATTTCCTAAAGAAAAAGTTAATAGATGCCGAAAAAAAGTAATTCCTTGGCATGTTCAACAACGATATATGGAAAGTTTCAGTCAGCTTTCATTAAATCAAACTATTGCAacag ctttttacaaaaaaaagataaaatctttgCAACGAAACAACAAACATCTTGCTTTAGCTCTTCAGCGAAGCCGATATCTTGCAACTGATAAAGAGAATTTATTGATAGAAAATGGAAAAGttttagatattataaat TTTTCAAGACTTAAATTAACGGATATGGCTATTAGTATGAAGCAAGCCACAGAATGTTTAGACGaaactcttttattattaaattcatcaatAGCAGACAACTTATCTAAACATCCTCCAAACAATCT aaattacaGAAATGATTTTAAGAGCAAACTTCAAGAATTAAGTCAAAATTCACCAATAGAAGAAATGTCAGAATATTCTGACAGCTCAAGCTCAGATGTTAAAACTTGTGGTCAGAAag GGAAAATATCTCGTGTAGATGCCTGCTCTTCTTCTCCtaataaaagatgtaaattatCAAGAAAGGCAAGGAATGTTAAAAGAAATAGTAGAGATGtgccaaaattttcaaaagaatcttCATCAGCAGTACCTTATATTGATTCTAAGGATtcagatttgaaaaattctaagAAGCGTAGCTCTGCACTTAATATTAAACCATCAAACCAAAAAAAATCCTTACCAAAAAGCTCTAACAGCGAAACTCCAAGCTCTTCTAAAGTGCCAACTGTGAATTCAGATCTTTTCtctcaatataaaaataagcaagaaTCGCTAGACCAAAAGCGTAAAGTTGTGAAAGTTATTCTTGCTGATATCGCAGAAGCATTTATTAATCGAGAAACAGAAAATTATCGTTCTCCTGAAACAAATGAACTTGCTTCCTCTGAGACTAGCACAGATTTTAAACATTTCCCTCAAAATTCTCctgtagataatattttaatcgaaaaatgtttttctactgAAATTAATAGCAAgcaaaaaagtttaaatgtttgTAGTCCACAGTTAGGTAATAATGCTGAAGTAACAAATCATTCACAGAAGGCATCAAATTCATCAgacttttccaataaaaatttatcatctcCTAGTGATATTTCAGAGAATAATGTGAATCATCCTGCACCATCATCAGAAAGAAACGAAGATTTCGTATGTGGCCGAACTGGTGCCATAGTGAAAATGCAACCAGTTGAAAAAAGCGGCAATGGAAGATGTATTAAAAGTATATACTCTCAGAAAGGCAAAAAATCATATAAACCTCAGAATacgaaagcaataaataaagtacaattttattttgatgaagatGCTATAGAAAAAGTGGATGGACGAAAAGTTGCTTCAAAAGACAGAATACGGAAGtctataaataaatctaaagttagaaaaactgtttcaaatgcaaagaaaaatattgcttccAAAAGTATACCTCTGAACTCAAGTCTTATATTGCCTGATAATATTAGCAAATTaggtaaaaattcttttctggtgACTGCTGAAGTTCATTCTCCCCCaaaaaatattcatgcaaaagaaataaaaagtaaagtgcGTGCTGCTAAAAAAATGGATCCTTGTGTTATTTTGACTGACATTTTCAAATCCAATCAAGGTCTGCTTTCTGAAATGGTTGCTGATGGTTTGCATGAAAATGGATGCTTCCAAATGACTATTAAAAATTCGGCTGAAGCTCCATTAGGTAATCTTAGTACAAATGATTTGAATACTACTTATATGGACTTTGAAAACAGAGCAG tGGTTCAAGATGAATTATTTCAAGACAACTCAgttagaaaaaaagtattttgccaAGAGAgagctgaagaaagcaaaaatatttgcaaaaatcagCCAATTGGTTTGAAAGAtgttataaattgcaaaaaagcATTTAACAAATCCTGTAAAGTATATTCTAATGAGAagaacagaataaattttaaatcatatattttgctGGACAAaggtgaaaatttttaa